The following DNA comes from Cyprinus carpio isolate SPL01 chromosome A4, ASM1834038v1, whole genome shotgun sequence.
CAGGGATCTCAGGACGTCTCGTTGACCGTCCTTTCCAGCTCTATGACTTTAGCCGTCTCGTTTGACCACTTATCTGACCTGTGAAAACAAAACCGAATGTTCAACATCCACGTGTCATCAAATCATCGAATGGAAAGCAGCCACAGAAGGAAGGTCATTACCTGTGTGAGTGCAGGTCTATGACAATGGACTTTTGCGCTCGTGTTTCATTGGTGTTAAGAATAAGTGGGCGGGGCTCTGCTTCACGTAGTTCCGCCTGTTCCTGTTTGTGCTGCTGTTCTAAATGCCAAGCCACCATTACATCGGCCTGATGATCCCATTCAGGATATTCCCCGCCCAGCCCGACGGGATGAGGCTCGTCCAGACCCCCGTGCTCCGGAATGGACAACAGGTTCCGGGACTTCACTGTGGAAATGACAATTTGACaatctgagttgaattactgaaataaatgaacttttccacgacattctaatttattgagatgcacctgtatatctttatataaattctattaaataaatcatatatatatatgtgggtgggtgtgtgtgtatataaaatattgcaatatttataaGCAGTGCTGACAGTATCTgttccttgtttgttttgttttttgtgatttatttttgtgttggagtcttgaaaatcaaaaaagaaaatcataaaaataaaatatatatttttaacaaattgtatttatttatatcattatttattcaatttattcaaaataattttaatactttttataatattcaatactttaataattaattataaattatatcctTAAAGACCAACAGGTTCTGGAAATGAACAAACATTACATCgggagctttttaaaaaaaatgtattgctgttGACTGTATCACCTGAGATGGATATTAATatcaggtgtaaacagggcctacTGTACTGCTGAAATCCAAAGAGAGTAcagttttatgcttttattagtACAGTAGTGTTTTGATAAAGCGTTGCATTAACTGAATGACGCGCGTGGGAGAAACGTGTTGCGGGCAGATCAGAGATCGGCAATGATTAAGCGATCGCTCTGCTTTTAAAGGCATGATAATTACTGCCCCACTCCAGCACTGATAATGACTCTCAGCAGCTCAAGAGTGGGGCGCAGACGACTAATATGGATCCAAATCCAGCCATTCCTCCATTCATTAGTCAACAAGAGACTGAGAATAATGAGCAAATTACAGGAGGGTTTGCAACAGACACAAGTGGTGTGTATTTGTTAGGGCTGGATCGATATGAAAATGTTCCATACGACAGCAGCTCTAGTACCTCTGCATTAATCCTAAATCCATACTTTAGTCAACAAATACATAGCTTCACACAACTGATGACTTCACCGATGACACAACTTTAATATCAGGCTTGGAGGCAAACTAACACAAACAGATGAAGACAGACTGTTGAATATGTGCAAAAGATTAGTATATCATGCCACAGAAACATTTACCAAACCAATAactggaatatatatatgtataaaaaaatctgacatACACAAACAAATGGCACATGTTTAaagatgaatatttatttaaatagataatttaatataatcaattatatatttacttatatattatagatttatttaattatattatgaataacataatataatctattcatttatatatatatatatatatatatatatatatatatatatatatatatatatatatatattatattataaataggtAAAATAAGTTTctagtatttatttacagtgcattttaatagaatatataaataattataattaatattaatatatgtaaattatgtttataaagatatatatttcataatatatattatgtgtatacatttataatatacacattataaattataaaatagaatatatattataaatttgtgTATAGTGAtcatatattcataattatttggatatttattttattttaaaatatatatttacacacacacacacacacacacatatatatatatatatatatatatatatatatatatatatatatatatatatatatatatatataggtttgtATAATTACATAGCAAATACATATCATATCTAATGagatatatcatatattaatcttttttttttagataacatgttttttttccagctttaTATGAAGAGACATTATTATGACTCAACGTAAACCTATAAACAAATGATCATTAAGTGATAAAGAGAAAAGTTATGTGTCTCAGTATATTTTAGTACCGTTAATGCATACCTGTAGTGGTGTACGAGTCCTGTATGGAGATCTCTCTGCTCAGATCTGTTTTAGTGATGGAGGAACAGGGACTCAGGCCTTGGTAGAAACTCCCCAAGAACACCGAAAAACACAGAACCACCACCTGCACAGAACAAAACCAAGACAGATACAGCATCTAAATATAGCAGTGCTTCTGTTAGTGTTTGCATTAGTCTTCCTCCCGCTCACTCTCTCACatgaacacacagacagacacatgcGAGCAGATGAGCTGAACGTTCACCATGAGGCATGTGGAGGTCTGGGTGCCCGTCACGCGGCAGGACCGCGGGACCTTTCCTGCCACCGCCACCTGCAGCGAGTGCAGCTGCTGCAGCAGagacctgacacacacacacatttacacagtcAATATGCAGCCGTTTGCATATCATGTATCGTTAATGACCGGAAATTCAACCGGTAACAAAAAGTGTGAGATCAAAATATAAGCTAATGATTTAATGATCATGGAAAGGTTTGAGGGTCTTACTTATTGGTGCACTCCAGTGTTTCAACTTTCCTGCGCAACTCATTGTTCTCGTTGGAGCATGTCTCCACCCTGTGGATGGAGAGGATATTGCAACGTCACATGCTGTTTTATCTCGAGCAGCTAccgaaaactttttaaaacaattttaacatgaaaCTGGATCTGCAATCCATCTGACTTCCATAATGGGACTTACTTTTGAGTGAAAAAGCTCAATtctatatttaaagtatatattttaatctacatatatacatagacatacatatataaaatgtatataataataatatatataaaatttattttataatatttacaatatatttgagACATCTCTAAGAACTTGAGccgaaaacatttatttgtacttGTATGTTAATTAAATCTGCTGAATATTTATCAGACTTACTTCTTCTCTAAGGTATCCATGTACTCTTTCTTTTTCCTGCGGCTCTCTTGTGCTGAAATCTGAAAATCATTTGTGCATTTGACATTAATTTTAGTACTCAGATATGAAGTATGCATCTTTTCACAGCTTTACGAGGCTGAAGTCTGACACTGACCTTGTTCTTGATCTTTCTGCGAATCTTCTTCAGTGCTTTCTCCTCAGCTTTGGACAGGGGCAGCTTGGTGGGCACCGGGTATCCTTCAGCGACGAGCGTGCGTTTCTCCTCCTCCGTCAGCAGGAGAGGACCAGAGCCCTGCAGTTTCTGTCAGATCACACAAGAGGAGGTCACTTGACCATctcctttaataaaatacaacacgTCCTGCTAATGAACAAGATGTCTTTGTACTCACATGGGGTGCCGTCAGCAGAGGAGAGTTGGAGAGGGAAGACGGGGCTCTCGGCGCCACCTTGAGGACAGCGGGGGTCTGTGTGGGACTGGCAGGAGCACAGGGGTGAACGGGACTCTGACTGCCCTCCGAGTCGCTGCCGTGAGAGCTGGGAGGAGTCGGCGGCATCTGCAGAGACTCCAGGCCTGAAGAAAAACATTACAGATCGCACGTGATTGGTCAAATTATAGCTTTCTGTGGTCAATTACTTGCTTTATGAAAACCTTTGgcttagatattttttttattatatataaattatataatttaaattaaaatattagaattattaaaactttttattatttattttagattttttttttggcaaatacaCAAGTGTAATGTTCAGTCAGTGGgtcattattgaaaaataaacccATTCAAGATGATTCAAGAGCATCACCTGTTTTTCTGTATGCTATATGCTATAATCATTAATGCACTCcgatgttttaatttttgtgcaaTGATGCAAAAATGTCTGAGACAGTGTTTTACCTTTGGGTGAGAGGTTTAAGAACTGATCCACCTCGTGTGGCTCCAGTTTAATCTGAGGGCTGAAACTCTCACGGTCCTCCGTCACCTGCAGATATGAGGAGAAATCAGCACTTCAATGAAAGCCCACTGACTGTATGGCTGCCGTCAAATGCTCACTCACGCAGAGTGCTTTAACCTGTGCGGCCTGAGGGAGGGTCAGTGAGGTGTCAGTCACAGGCTTATAGACAGGACCCTCGGGGGTCAGAATGAAGGTCAGGGTGGGCACCAAGACGGGCGACGGGTCACACAGCAGAGGCTCCATCTTCAGCTCTTTATCTTCCTGCTCCATGGGCCACTCATCATTGTCTGTATCACCTAAAAATACACatgaaattgcatttaatttagatTTCTATTATCAAATTGGAAACCATTTCTGGCCAAGTCTTACCGGCGTCACTGCCGGCCTCTCTGGGCAGATGGGACAGGGGCGACTGTGGGCGCGAGTCTCCGCACAGTGAGTAACTGTGTTCGGCTTGAATGTGTGGCGGCACTGGAGACGCAGGGGTCAGATCCTCCTCTGTGTCCATAGCATCACCATGGCCAGACAGGAACGGGTCGCTTAACAACTGCCCCAGCAAAGCCTCTTGGGACAGATCATCCAGCAGCTCGGTGAAGTGCTGCACAGGAAGAACACAAATTTGAGGGTTAGGATCAAGAAAAGCTGTGACTTCAGAGCTAAAATTAAGTGTTAAGTAAACCACAGCTAGTTAAAGAGACCTTAATTTTGGACCATAAAACACCaagtttaaatttattaaatgtattttattaaatgtatatttctgctttttttgtaagtatacatgtaataagttttttttcttctcaaataaatatatttttttaaataaatgtttaaatttaaattttattaatttaaatattgtttaattgttgtttaattatttttatttccttaatttattttttatttattaattaatttaattttaaaatgacatttaattttttttcaatattttcatttaaatatttaaactacaaacaatatttaaatatttaaactacaatcaatatatgtccacacatgtaataattttcttcttgaataaataaaaaaaaattatttaaattattaaactaataaattgtataaattaaatcaaattgtattatcaatggaaatatttttattgatttaattaaaaatcaatatttcatgtccatgttCTTATTTTTTGGGGGCAAGTACACATAAGTGTTGTAATAAGTGTGATATTGCTGGTCAGCTGGTCATTAATGGAAAATACACACAATCCTGATGATTCAAGAGTATCCTTGTTTACAATAATGATCAGGAGACTGTATATTATTTACTGTACTCAGTAATGCACTCCgatattaattataatgtttacTTACAGtgcaataacacacacaaaaaaaaaaaaacaatttgcctGAAACAGTGTTTTAGCTTTGGGTGAGAGGTTTAAGAACTAGGATCAAGCTGTGACTGTAGAGATAAAATGAAGTGCTCATTAAACAGACCTTAATTGCAGTCTGTGAAATTTCAGCACATTTCTTTGAAGATCTGATCTCGGAGCCTGGAGGGACAGACTAAACATGATAGCAAGTGCCCACAGGGCAAGcctctccaccaatcagagcacatcagGCGTCCTCTCATCCAATCAGACGGCTCGTTACTATTCCAGTGAGAAGGTTGGAGCTGCCTCCCTTCTCCTTGGCATTCCTATGAGTCCTCCAGCCCCAAGCAACAGGTTTGGACAGGCTGAGACGCTTCCAGACATTCATTTCATCACTTAAAAGACTTGGGCTGAATCAGGTCAGCGGGTTTCCTTCTCAGCTTTTCAAAGGAACGTTCTGAATTCAACATGTCTACAGCATTTTTGACTCATTATCATTAACAAGGATGCTCTTGAATCATCCTAAATgggtttatttttcaataatgacTAGCTGACTGTGCATTATCACACTTATTACATTTGTACTtacccaaaaaataaacaaatgtacataatgattttagttttaaacagctGACCCCGAACgtttaaaccatgttttttttttttttttcaatatagatattatattctatagaacat
Coding sequences within:
- the LOC109045483 gene encoding cyclic AMP-responsive element-binding protein 3-like protein 2 isoform X1 encodes the protein MEIMDSGEPFLQWDKNLSELSEPGDSDILYSTHFTELLDDLSQEALLGQLLSDPFLSGHGDAMDTEEDLTPASPVPPHIQAEHSYSLCGDSRPQSPLSHLPREAGSDAGDTDNDEWPMEQEDKELKMEPLLCDPSPVLVPTLTFILTPEGPVYKPVTDTSLTLPQAAQVKALCVTEDRESFSPQIKLEPHEVDQFLNLSPKGLESLQMPPTPPSSHGSDSEGSQSPVHPCAPASPTQTPAVLKVAPRAPSSLSNSPLLTAPHKLQGSGPLLLTEEEKRTLVAEGYPVPTKLPLSKAEEKALKKIRRKIKNKISAQESRRKKKEYMDTLEKKVETCSNENNELRRKVETLECTNKSLLQQLHSLQVAVAGKVPRSCRVTGTQTSTCLMVVVLCFSVFLGSFYQGLSPCSSITKTDLSREISIQDSYTTTVKSRNLLSIPEHGGLDEPHPVGLGGEYPEWDHQADVMVAWHLEQQHKQEQAELREAEPRPLILNTNETRAQKSIVIDLHSHRSDKWSNETAKVIELERTVNETS
- the LOC109045483 gene encoding cyclic AMP-responsive element-binding protein 3-like protein 2 isoform X2, which produces MEIMDSGEPFLQWDKNLSELSEPGDSDILYSTHFTELLDDLSQEALLGQLLSDPFLSGHGDAMDTEEDLTPASPVPPHIQAEHSYSLCGDSRPQSPLSHLPREAGSDAGDTDNDEWPMEQEDKELKMEPLLCDPSPVLVPTLTFILTPEGPVYKPVTDTSLTLPQAAQVTEDRESFSPQIKLEPHEVDQFLNLSPKGLESLQMPPTPPSSHGSDSEGSQSPVHPCAPASPTQTPAVLKVAPRAPSSLSNSPLLTAPHKLQGSGPLLLTEEEKRTLVAEGYPVPTKLPLSKAEEKALKKIRRKIKNKISAQESRRKKKEYMDTLEKKVETCSNENNELRRKVETLECTNKSLLQQLHSLQVAVAGKVPRSCRVTGTQTSTCLMVVVLCFSVFLGSFYQGLSPCSSITKTDLSREISIQDSYTTTVKSRNLLSIPEHGGLDEPHPVGLGGEYPEWDHQADVMVAWHLEQQHKQEQAELREAEPRPLILNTNETRAQKSIVIDLHSHRSDKWSNETAKVIELERTVNETS